Sequence from the Dehalococcoidia bacterium genome:
GACTACGCCCTAATCATCAGCAAGTCCTTGCGAACCATGTATAAGTTGGCCAGAGCGAATAGGCTGAACACTTGAGCCGCATTTTTTGCCAGACCATTGTATCTCACCTTCCGATAACCCCACAGATGTTTGACCACCAGGAAGGCATGTTCTCCTTTCGCCCGTGTCCGATGTTGCTCATGATTCCAGTCTTTGTCTTCTTGAGTCAAGGGATGACCGGCACTTCCTTTACGATCAATATGCCACTCGATTCCCTGGGATTCAAACTCCTGACTCTTTCCGGTATTGGAATAAGCCTTGTCTCCATAAACAGACTTTTCTTCTCCATGAAGCAGAT
This genomic interval carries:
- a CDS encoding transposase; its protein translation is LLHGEEKSVYGDKAYSNTGKSQEFESQGIEWHIDRKGSAGHPLTQEDKDWNHEQHRTRAKGEHAFLVVKHLWGYRKVRYNGLAKNAAQVFSLFALANLYMVRKDLLMIRA